A genomic segment from Aegilops tauschii subsp. strangulata cultivar AL8/78 chromosome 1, Aet v6.0, whole genome shotgun sequence encodes:
- the LOC109744201 gene encoding zinc finger protein BRUTUS has product MAPTPMAGDGPIAAVAPRTPPPPSASAEASASGSGSGAAGSAAEAPVLIFVYFHKAIRAELDRLHAAAVRLATERGGDGDVAALGTRCRFLFSVYRDHCDAEDAVIFPALDIRVKNVAGTYSLEHKRENDLFAHLFSLLQLDVHNDDGVRREVASCAGAIRTFITQHMFKEEEQVFPLLITKFSYEEQADLVWQFICNIPVNMMADFLPWLSSSVSPDEHQDILNCLHKIVPQEKLLQQVVFAWIGGKAVTVAHNFDNYCSKGSYGCEDTSHQTDKKICSHENCKIGKRKYAESNHSQLVTHPIDEILYWHDAIRKELSDIAEETRRIQQSGDFSNVSAFNVRLQFIADVCIFHSIAEDQVIFPAVDGEVSFEQEHAEQEQRFNKFRCLIEEIQTAGARSTAVNFYSELCSQADQIMEEMEKHFNNEETKVLPQARINFSPEKQRELLYRSLCVMPLKLLEQVLPWFVLKLDDANGQSFLQNMFLAAPSSETALVTLLSGWACKGRLKDTSNSGKFICLPSGAQGCLLDGDELKNCQSFCPCSLASNGTFSVPLQTENGSRPVKRGNHAESITNRNHCSQTTDIEESRCSKKPCHIPGLRVESSNFGADLFTSVNSFRSLSSSYSAPSLHSSLFSWETDTTFSSPDSISRPIDAIFKFHKAIRKDLEYLDVESGNLIDGDESCLRQFVGRFRLLWGLYRAHSNAEDDIVFPALESKDALHNVSHSYTLDHKQEEELFKDISTILLELSHLRDDSAHPIDEIDEAGKGHICSYSEIDWSRKHNELLTKLQGMCKSIRFTLSNHVHREELELWPLFDKHFSVDDQDKIVGRIIGSTGAEVLQSMIPWVTSALTLDEQNKMMDTWKQATKNTMFDEWLNEWWKSSPTSSGPSNEASSSLSEESQENLDQSDQMFKPGWKDIFRMNQSELEAEIRKVSQDSTLDPRRKAYLIQNLMTSRWIAAQQKSPQPRSEDHNGSTVIPGCFPSYRDPEKQILGCEHYKRNCKLVAACCNKLFTCRFCHDKVSDHTMERKATLEMMCMLCMKVQPVGPNCQSPSCNGLSMAKYYCSICKFFDDERSVYHCPFCNLCRLGEGLGTDFFHCMKCNCCLGLKLKEHKCREKMLEMNCPICCDFLFTSSAAVRGLPCGHFMHSACFQAYTCSHYTCPICSKSLGDMTVYFGMLDGLLAAEELPEEYRNRCQDILCNDCGRKGLSQFHWLYHKCAACGSYNTRVIKTEAPDCSTSN; this is encoded by the exons GTTATCTTTCCAGCACTCGATATTCGAGTCAAGAATGTAGCAGGGACGTATTCCCTTGAGCACAAAAGGGAAAATGATCTCTTTGCCCACCTGTTCTCTCTATTACAGCTTGATGTACATAACGATGATGGTGTCCGTAGGGAGGTTGCATCCTGTGCTGGAGCAATTCGAACATTTATAACCCAACATATGTTCAAGGAAGAAGAACAG GTCTTTCCACTGCTTATTACAAAGTTTTCATACGAAGAGCAAGCTGATTTAGTCTGGCAGTTCATATGCAACATCCCTGTAAATATGATGGCAGATTTTCTTCCATGGCTTTCATCTTCTGTTTCACCTGATGAGCACCAAGATATTCTTAACTGCTTACATAAAATAGTTCCTCAAGAGAAACTTCTCCAACAG GTTGTATTTGCATGGATAGGAGGGAAAGCAGTAACTGTGGCACACAATTTTGACAATTATTGTTCAAAAGGCAGTTATGGGTGTGAGGATACCTCTCATCAAACAGACAAGAAAATATGCTCACACGAGAATTGTAAAATTGGAAAGAGAAAATATGCAGAATCTAATCATAGTCAGCTTGTAACACATCCTATAGATGAGATATTGTATTGGCATGATGCTATCCGAAAAGAATTGAGTGATATAGCAGAGGAAACAAGAAGGATCCAGCAGTCTGGAGACTTCTCCAATGTATCAGCCTTCAATGTGAGGCTTCAGTTCATTGCAGATGTGTGCATCTTCCACAG TATTGCCGAGGATCAAGTTATATTTCCTGCAGTTGATGGTGAAGTGTCCTTTGAGCAGGAACATGCTGAACAAGAACAGCGGTTTAACAAATTTAGATGTTTAATTGAAGAAATCCAAACAGCTGGAGCCAGATCAACTGCGGTGAATTTTTACTCTGAGTTATGTTCACAGGCTGATCAGATAATGGAGGAAATGGAGAAGCACTTCAACAATGAGGAAACAAAG GTACTTCCTCAAGCTAGGATAAATTTCTCACCAGAGAAACAAAGAGAACTTCTATATAGGAGTCTTTGTGTCATGCCGCTGAAGTTATTGGAGCAGGTTTTACCATGGTTTGTATTAAAGCTGGATGATGCAAATGGACAGTCTTTTCTTCAGAATATGTTCCTGGCAG CACCTTCCTCTGAAACTGCACTGGTTACTCTTCTCTCCGGCTGGGCATGCAAAGGTCGTTTGAAGGATACATCCAACTCGGGAAAATTCATATGCTTGCCATCAGGAGCACAGGGCTGCCTGTTGGATGGAGATGAGTTAAAAAATTGTCAGTCATTCTGCCCATGTTCATTGGCCAGCAACGGAACTTTTTCAGTACCTTTGCAGACAGAAAACGGTTCAAGGCCAGTCAAGCGAGGGAATCATGCAGAATCTATTACCAACAGAAATCACTGCTCACAAACTACTGACATTGAAGAGTCTCGATGTAGCAAGAAACCTTGCCACATTCCTGGGTTAAGAGTGGAAAGTAGCAACTTTGGTGCTGatttatttacttctgtaaaCTCTTTTCGCTCACTGTCTTCCAGTTATTCTGCACCTTCTTTACACTCAAGTCTTTTTTCATGGGAGACAGACACGACATTTTCCAGCCCAGATAGCATCTCTAGGCCAATTGATGCAATATTCAAATTTCATAAGGCAATTCGCAAAGATTTAGAGTACTTAGATGTTGAATCTGGAAATCTCATTGATGGAGATGAATCTTGCCTTCGCCAGTTCGTCGGAAGATTTCGCCTACTGTGGGGTCTTTACAGAGCACATAGCAATGCTGAAGATGACATTGTCTTCCCTGCTCTTGAATCGAAAGATGCACTACATAATGTCAGTCACTCATACACCCTTGATCACAAACAGGAAGAAGAATTATTTAAAGATATATCCACCATATTGCTTGAGCTTTCACACTTACGTGATGATTCAGCTCACCCCATTGATGAAATTGATGAAGCTGGAAAAGGCCATATTTGTTCATACAGTGAGATTGATTGGTCCAGAAAGCATAATGAACTTTTGACAAAGCTTCAAGGAATGTGCAAGTCTATCCGGTTTACCCTGTCTAATCACGTGCATAGAGAAGAACTTGAGTTGTGGCCACTGTTTGATAAACATTTCTCTGTGGATGACCAAGATAAGATTGTAGGTCGTATAATTGGATCTACAGGAGCTGAGGTTCTGCAGTCAATGATACCTTGGGTTACATCAGCACTTACTCTAGATGAACAGAACAAGATGATGGATACATGGAAGCAGGCAACGAAGAATACAATGTTTGATGAATGGCTAAACGAATGGTGGAAGAGTTCACCAACTTCATCTGGCCCCTCAAATGAGGCCTCCTCCTCCCTTTCAGAAG AAAGCCAAGAAAACCTTGACCAGAGTGATCAGATGTTTAAGCCTGGTTGGAAGGACATTTTCCGAATGAATCAAAGTGAGCTCGAGGCTGAGATACGAAAGGTTTCTCAAGATTCTACTCTTGATCCAAGGAGGAAAGCATATCTAATCCAAAATCTCATGACGAG CCGCTGGATAGCTGCTCAGCAGAAATCACCACAACCAAGATCAGAAGATCACAATGGATCTACTGTAATTCCTGGATGTTTTCCTTCTTATCGAGATCCAGAGAAACAAATATTGGGTTGTGAGCATTACAAAAGAAACTGCAAGCTTGTTGCTGCCTGCTGCAATAAGCTGTTCACATGCAGGTTCTGTCATGATAAAGTTAGTGATCATACAATGGAGAG GAAAGCAACTTTGGAGATGATGTGCATGTTATGTATGAAAGTTCAGCCAGTTGGCCCAAATTGCCAAAGTCCTTCTTGCAATGGGCTATCAATGGCAAAATATTATTGCAGTATATGCAAGTTTTTTGACGATGAAAG GAGTGTGTATCATTGCCCTTTTTGCAATTTGTGTCGTCTTGGGGAAGGATTGGGCACCGACTTCTTCCACTGCATGAAATGCAACTGTTGCCTCGGCTTGAAACTGAAAGAACACAAATGTCGGGAAAAGATGCTGGAGATGAATTGTCCAATCTGTTGCGACTTCCTATTCACGTCAAGTGCAGCAGTTAGAGGTCTTCCATGTGGGCATTTCATGCATTCAGCATGCTTTCAG GCATATACTTGCAGTCACTATACCTGTCCAATCTGCAGCAAATCCTTGGGAGATATGACG GTGTACTTTGGAATGCTCGACGGCTTGCTGGCTGCAGAAGAGCTTCCTGAGGAATACCGGAACCGATGCCAG GATATACTCTGTAACGACTGTGGAAGAAAAGGGCTTTCTCAGTTCCACTGGCTGTATCACAAATGCGCCGCCTGCGGCTCGTACAACACCAGAGTTATCAAGACCGAGGCACCAGATTGTTCCACGTCGAATTAA